ACGACTCGCCCTACGTTCTCGAGAGCAGTCTCGATTCTCTCACCGCGGCACTCATCGCAGATCGGCAATCGCAGACCGGTGCGCTCCTATCGAAGCGTATTGATCGCGCCGGATACGTTGTCCCTGACCTGACCGGTGTGGGAGACGAATCCGCGAAAGTGCAGGCGGCGGTCGACCTGGCCTACGCTCAGGGCTGGCCTCTGGTGTTCCCGGCCGGCACCTACACGATGGGTGAGATCACTATTCCCGGTGAGGTGATGAGGATCAGCGGCGCGGGCGCGAACTGGGGCGGAACGATCCTCAAGCCTGCTCCCGGCGCGGAGTTCATCATCCGAACTCGTACCGGCGCCATACTGCGCGATCTCGCATTCCACCTCGATGGTGTCGAGACTGTTGCGATCGATATCACCAACACCTCCCGCGCCCTGATCGACAATATCTATATCTACGGCAGCAGCACCAGGGACTCTGAGCGAGCCGGCGTCGGCATCCATCTGTGGGGCACCTCTGCTTCGAACAGTGCCCACGCGAACCGGATCCAGAACGTCATGATCGTCCGGTGCCGACGCGGAATCTGGGGACGCTCCTACTGCTACGACACTGAAGCGCTCAATCTCTGGGTGGCGCTGTGCAGCGAGCAGGGGATCCGCCTGAATGACGGTGGTCACATGTTCACGAATATTCATGTATGGGAGTGCGACAGCCACGGGCTCTATCTCATCGCTTGCGGCGGATCCCGATTCGTGAACATGTACCTCGAGCACAACAAGGGGTACGGGCTGTTCTCGGGTTC
This DNA window, taken from Leucobacter tenebrionis, encodes the following:
- a CDS encoding right-handed parallel beta-helix repeat-containing protein, whose protein sequence is MNSELIPERPNQEGVERDDSPYVLESSLDSLTAALIADRQSQTGALLSKRIDRAGYVVPDLTGVGDESAKVQAAVDLAYAQGWPLVFPAGTYTMGEITIPGEVMRISGAGANWGGTILKPAPGAEFIIRTRTGAILRDLAFHLDGVETVAIDITNTSRALIDNIYIYGSSTRDSERAGVGIHLWGTSASNSAHANRIQNVMIVRCRRGIWGRSYCYDTEALNLWVALCSEQGIRLNDGGHMFTNIHVWECDSHGLYLIACGGSRFVNMYLEHNKGYGLFSGSYDVFGATFVGVRLWRNELGGARTQYGKRDRFIGCDIQENNGVGLNFYNHTDAIVQGCVFYDERPTKTQAYGIVSAGDSDRIIVMGCNAPDDHHVNFGIRLVGTSNQVLGNIT